The proteins below are encoded in one region of Microbispora sp. NBC_01189:
- a CDS encoding nucleoside hydrolase, with amino-acid sequence MPIPVILDCDPGHDDAMAILLAAAHPAIDLRAVATVAGNQTVEKTALNARRMLSLAGVTGVPVAAGCDRPLAAPLEIGDYVHGESGLDGPAFGEPSVPLDPRHGVDLIHDTLAAAAEPVTVVAIGPLTNIATLLRRHPEDRERIREVVIMGGSTDRGNHTPYAEFNVYADPEAAAEVLNSGVPTTWVGLNVSHQALVTADVLARIEALGTPLARVCVELLTFFGSTYHETWGFPAPPLHDPITVAYLIDPTVLTYERVGLRIELDGPHTRGATVADLHRRMDWEPNADVGIGLDRDRFWDLMIGAIEALGRAS; translated from the coding sequence ATGCCGATCCCGGTGATCCTCGACTGCGACCCCGGGCACGACGACGCCATGGCCATCCTGCTCGCGGCGGCCCACCCGGCGATCGACCTGCGCGCGGTCGCGACGGTCGCGGGGAACCAGACGGTGGAGAAGACCGCGCTCAACGCCCGGCGGATGCTGAGCCTGGCCGGCGTCACCGGCGTTCCGGTCGCCGCCGGCTGTGACCGCCCCCTCGCGGCGCCGCTGGAGATCGGCGACTACGTGCACGGGGAGAGCGGCCTGGACGGCCCGGCGTTCGGGGAGCCGAGCGTCCCGCTCGACCCCCGCCACGGCGTGGACCTCATCCACGACACGCTGGCGGCCGCCGCCGAGCCGGTGACCGTGGTGGCCATCGGCCCGCTGACGAACATCGCCACACTGCTCCGCCGTCACCCCGAGGACCGCGAGCGGATCAGGGAAGTCGTGATCATGGGTGGCTCCACGGATCGCGGCAACCACACGCCGTACGCGGAGTTCAACGTGTACGCCGATCCGGAGGCGGCGGCGGAGGTGCTGAACAGCGGGGTGCCGACGACGTGGGTCGGGCTCAACGTCAGCCACCAGGCGCTGGTGACCGCCGATGTGCTCGCCAGGATCGAGGCGCTCGGCACCCCGCTCGCCCGCGTCTGCGTGGAACTGCTCACGTTCTTCGGCTCCACCTATCACGAGACCTGGGGGTTCCCCGCTCCGCCGCTGCACGACCCGATCACGGTGGCGTACCTGATCGATCCCACGGTCCTGACGTACGAGCGGGTGGGCCTGCGGATCGAGCTGGACGGCCCGCACACCCGGGGAGCGACCGTGGCCGACCTCCACCGTCGGATGGACTGGGAGCCCAACGCGGACGTCGGGATCGGGCTGGACCGCGACCGGTTCTGGGATCTCATGATCGGCGCGATCGAGGCGCTCGGCCGGGCCTCCTGA
- a CDS encoding phosphotriesterase-related protein — protein sequence MTTVLGPVSADDLGITLCHEHLRNDGARAWRPAPEGDAEGELIARDRVRMEFLGRLRHDPYLSRDNVSLDDTRTAIEEVRRFAERGGRTLLEVTPEGIGRAPAELVAIARATGLNVVMGCGFYLEKTHPARVRSMTAADVADEIERDLTEGVDGGVDGVRAGVIGEIGVSPDFTAEEEKVLRGAARAQARTGVPLSVHLPGWVRHGHRVLDVVAEEGGLLAGTVLSHLNPSGADRDYQVSLALRGAYLGYDMCGMDYLYPGEGQSPCDEENAAAVAWLVRAGLGHRVLLSQDVFLKTMLVRYGGTGYAHILTHFVPRLHRHGLTADDTTRLLADNPRELFLAAARGH from the coding sequence GTGACGACCGTGCTCGGCCCGGTGTCCGCCGACGACCTCGGGATCACGCTCTGCCACGAGCACCTGCGCAACGACGGCGCCCGCGCCTGGCGCCCCGCGCCGGAGGGCGACGCCGAGGGTGAGCTGATCGCCCGCGACCGCGTGCGGATGGAGTTCCTCGGCAGGCTCCGCCACGACCCTTACCTCTCCCGGGACAACGTGTCGCTGGACGACACGCGGACCGCGATCGAGGAGGTGCGCAGGTTCGCCGAGCGCGGTGGGCGCACGCTGCTCGAGGTGACCCCCGAGGGGATCGGACGGGCGCCCGCCGAGCTGGTCGCGATCGCCCGAGCCACCGGGCTGAACGTCGTCATGGGCTGTGGCTTCTACCTGGAGAAGACCCACCCCGCCCGGGTCCGCTCGATGACCGCGGCCGACGTCGCCGACGAGATCGAGCGCGACCTCACCGAAGGCGTCGACGGGGGCGTCGACGGCGTTCGGGCCGGCGTGATCGGCGAGATCGGCGTCTCGCCGGACTTCACGGCCGAGGAGGAGAAGGTGCTGCGCGGCGCGGCCCGGGCACAGGCCCGCACCGGCGTGCCGCTCTCGGTCCACCTCCCCGGCTGGGTGCGGCACGGCCACCGCGTGCTCGACGTCGTAGCCGAGGAGGGCGGCCTGCTCGCCGGCACCGTGCTCTCGCACCTCAACCCCAGCGGGGCGGACCGCGACTACCAGGTGTCCCTCGCCCTGCGCGGTGCCTACCTCGGCTACGACATGTGCGGCATGGACTACCTCTATCCGGGCGAGGGCCAGTCCCCGTGCGACGAGGAGAACGCCGCCGCGGTGGCCTGGCTGGTCCGCGCCGGGCTCGGGCACCGGGTCCTGCTCTCCCAGGACGTGTTCCTGAAGACCATGCTCGTCCGCTACGGCGGCACCGGCTACGCCCACATCCTCACCCACTTCGTCCCGCGCCTGCACCGGCACGGGCTGACCGCCGACGACACCACCCGGCTGCTCGCGGACAACCCGCGCGAGCTCTTCCTCGCCGCCGCGCGCGGCCACTGA
- a CDS encoding ATP-binding cassette domain-containing protein yields the protein MTDQEAGRVDRVVMRDIRKRYGMVDALRGPTLRVGPGEVVGLVGDNAAGKSTLMKVLAGAVVPDSGEIVFDGRPVAFASPKDARELGIEMVYQDLALCDDIDVAGNLFLGREPRKAGGMMLDLRKMHAEARRHLDALNIRIPLTDIPVGGLSGGQRQAVAIARAVTFGPKLLILDEPTAALAVAEVETVLELIKAVSAQGVSVILITHRLQDLFRVCDRLCVMYEGTLRADLDARSTSLERLVSEIVAHDEGEKEGRRR from the coding sequence ATGACGGACCAAGAGGCGGGGCGCGTTGATCGGGTGGTCATGCGCGACATCCGCAAGCGCTACGGAATGGTCGACGCGCTGCGCGGCCCGACGCTGCGCGTCGGCCCGGGAGAGGTGGTCGGGCTCGTCGGCGACAACGCGGCCGGCAAGTCCACCCTCATGAAGGTGCTGGCCGGCGCCGTCGTGCCGGACTCCGGCGAGATCGTCTTCGACGGCCGGCCGGTCGCCTTCGCCAGCCCGAAGGACGCTCGCGAGCTGGGCATCGAGATGGTCTACCAGGACCTCGCGCTCTGCGACGACATCGACGTGGCCGGGAACCTGTTCCTCGGCAGGGAGCCGCGCAAGGCCGGCGGGATGATGCTCGACCTGCGCAAGATGCACGCGGAAGCCCGGCGCCACCTGGACGCGCTGAACATCCGGATCCCGCTGACTGACATCCCCGTCGGAGGGCTGTCCGGCGGCCAGCGGCAGGCGGTCGCCATCGCCCGGGCGGTGACCTTCGGGCCCAAGCTGCTCATCCTCGACGAGCCGACGGCGGCGCTCGCCGTCGCCGAGGTCGAGACCGTCCTCGAACTGATCAAGGCGGTCTCGGCCCAGGGCGTCTCGGTGATCCTCATCACGCACCGTCTGCAGGACCTCTTCCGGGTCTGCGACCGGCTGTGCGTCATGTACGAGGGCACGCTCAGGGCCGACCTCGACGCCCGGAGCACCAGCCTCGAACGGCTCGTGTCCGAGATCGTCGCCCACGACGAGGGAGAGAAGGAGGGGAGGCGACGGTGA
- a CDS encoding ABC transporter permease, translating to MTATGTGTSQRVVTTRSARANAHIGRHAQTIAIAAVLVVLLIFFAFSADRFATTGNLLNLLRQIAPTLVVATAMTFVISTSGIDLSVGSTVALTGSLLAIVLQHGWNPTLALVAILALGALIGFVNGWFSSYQNIPPFIVTLAMLSIMRGTALRATEGYSTPISGDLWIVQIGQGRIAGVPVPAIIAVVVALIGWLVLTRTPFGRYVIGLGSNGESLRRTGVNTRKVGLTVYVLAGLAAAVAGVLIATRLSSGSSNAGSGFELEVITAVVLGGTSLFGGRASMLGTILGALTLGVIANGLVLLHVSPFYVQIVQGGILLLAIFANSKVWAKFGAIRK from the coding sequence GTGACCGCCACCGGGACCGGAACCAGCCAGCGGGTCGTCACCACCAGGTCGGCCCGGGCCAACGCCCACATCGGCCGGCACGCGCAGACGATCGCGATCGCGGCCGTGCTGGTCGTCCTGCTCATCTTCTTCGCGTTCTCCGCCGACCGGTTCGCCACGACGGGCAACCTGCTCAACCTGTTGCGGCAGATCGCGCCCACGCTGGTCGTCGCGACCGCGATGACCTTCGTGATCAGCACGTCCGGCATCGACCTGTCGGTCGGCTCCACGGTCGCGCTGACCGGGTCGCTGCTCGCGATCGTGCTGCAGCATGGGTGGAACCCCACCCTCGCCCTGGTCGCGATCCTCGCGCTCGGCGCCCTGATCGGGTTCGTGAACGGCTGGTTCTCCTCCTACCAGAACATCCCGCCGTTCATCGTCACGCTCGCGATGTTGTCGATCATGCGGGGTACGGCGCTGCGCGCCACCGAGGGCTACTCGACCCCCATCAGCGGAGATCTCTGGATCGTCCAGATCGGCCAGGGCCGCATCGCCGGGGTGCCCGTCCCGGCCATCATCGCCGTGGTCGTCGCGCTGATCGGCTGGCTCGTCCTCACCCGGACGCCGTTCGGCCGTTACGTCATCGGTCTCGGCTCCAACGGCGAGTCGCTGCGCCGCACCGGCGTGAACACGCGGAAGGTCGGGCTGACCGTCTACGTGCTCGCCGGCCTGGCGGCGGCGGTCGCGGGCGTGCTCATCGCCACCCGCCTCAGCTCCGGCTCGTCCAACGCCGGGTCCGGCTTCGAGCTGGAGGTCATCACGGCCGTCGTGCTCGGCGGCACCAGCCTCTTCGGCGGCCGGGCGAGCATGCTCGGCACGATCCTCGGCGCGCTCACGCTCGGGGTGATCGCCAACGGCCTGGTGCTGCTGCACGTCTCGCCGTTCTACGTGCAGATCGTCCAGGGCGGCATCCTGCTGCTGGCCATCTTCGCCAACAGCAAGGTGTGGGCGAAGTTCGGAGCGATCCGGAAATGA
- a CDS encoding ribokinase has protein sequence MEPHGVVVVGSISADVTAFTRRFPHRGETVLGDDVAVVLGGKGANQAVAAARAGAPTWLVGCVGTDPFGVIVSSALRSHGVALSEVRSVGNRTGVAHIRVDASGENDIVMAPLANADLSAEMVDESIRAVRGKASVLLLQLEIPAEVACHAAETGARAGLTVVLDPAPARPLPDRVWPHVAIVTPNESEAGALTGVEVADVESAERAAAWFLERGVRHALITLGSAGAVSVTPERTRHFPAYPVTPVDTTAAGDAFTGSLGAALAAGLDTATAIRRGMAAGALATTLPGASPSLPDRKAVDELLAVAEGAAR, from the coding sequence ATGGAACCGCACGGTGTCGTCGTCGTCGGGAGCATCTCCGCGGATGTCACCGCCTTCACCCGCCGCTTCCCGCACCGGGGAGAGACAGTCCTCGGCGACGACGTCGCCGTGGTCCTCGGCGGGAAGGGCGCGAACCAGGCGGTCGCCGCCGCCCGTGCGGGAGCGCCCACCTGGCTGGTCGGCTGCGTCGGCACGGACCCGTTCGGCGTAATCGTCTCGTCGGCGCTGCGCTCCCACGGCGTGGCGTTGTCGGAGGTCCGCTCCGTCGGCAACCGTACGGGCGTCGCGCACATCAGGGTGGACGCGTCGGGTGAGAACGACATCGTCATGGCCCCTCTCGCCAACGCGGACCTCAGCGCCGAGATGGTGGACGAGAGCATCCGGGCGGTGCGCGGCAAGGCGAGCGTGCTTCTCCTCCAGCTCGAAATCCCTGCGGAGGTCGCCTGTCACGCGGCCGAGACGGGTGCGCGGGCCGGCCTGACCGTGGTGCTCGATCCCGCGCCCGCGCGGCCGCTGCCCGACCGCGTGTGGCCGCACGTCGCCATCGTCACCCCCAACGAGAGCGAGGCCGGGGCACTGACCGGCGTGGAGGTCGCCGACGTCGAGTCGGCCGAGCGGGCCGCGGCCTGGTTCCTCGAGCGCGGCGTGCGGCACGCGCTCATCACGCTCGGATCAGCGGGCGCCGTGTCGGTCACCCCGGAACGCACCCGGCACTTCCCCGCCTACCCGGTCACCCCCGTGGACACCACCGCCGCGGGCGACGCCTTCACCGGCTCCCTGGGCGCGGCCCTCGCGGCGGGCCTCGACACCGCCACTGCCATCCGCCGGGGAATGGCCGCAGGAGCCCTGGCGACCACGCTGCCAGGCGCGAGCCCCTCACTGCCCGACCGGAAGGCGGTGGACGAGCTGCTCGCCGTGGCTGAGGGAGCCGCTCGATAA
- a CDS encoding VOC family protein: MTAPDRHAGVRYLVDDVRAAVGFYTTHLGFTLNSSAGSAFAEVVRGPLRLLLSGPASSGARATPADAAVAGRNRIHLVVDDLDAEIVRLRAAGLSSFRSDVVSGPGGRQILLADPAGNLIELFQPA; the protein is encoded by the coding sequence ATGACGGCACCCGACCGCCACGCCGGCGTCCGCTACCTCGTCGACGACGTCCGAGCGGCCGTCGGCTTCTACACCACCCACCTCGGCTTCACCCTCAACAGCAGCGCCGGGTCCGCGTTCGCCGAGGTGGTACGCGGGCCGCTACGGCTGCTGCTGTCCGGGCCCGCCAGTTCCGGCGCCCGCGCCACCCCCGCCGACGCCGCCGTCGCGGGCCGCAACCGCATCCACCTGGTCGTCGACGACCTGGACGCCGAGATCGTCCGGCTGCGCGCAGCGGGCCTGTCGTCGTTCCGCAGCGACGTGGTCTCCGGCCCCGGCGGGCGGCAGATCCTGCTCGCCGACCCCGCCGGCAACCTGATCGAACTGTTCCAACCTGCCTGA
- a CDS encoding M20 family metallopeptidase translates to MNEAVELTRELIRIDSVGGGEAAVAGPLARRLSDAGFAVRTHEHALGRTGLIARWGAGEPVTLTGHLDTVPLGGQAWRHASHGAEIDGDRLYGRGSSDMKAGVAALVVAAERHVRRAGPKVALEMVFTVGEETGCEGAAGMVSEGLVSRSRALLVAEPTANRVLLGHKGALWLEATTRGTTAHGSMPHLGDNAIYKLARVIGVVEKFDPGVPEHPWLGPSTVNVGTVRGGINVNSVPDLAAATIDLRTVAGQDHGRLRERLQTALGGEATLDVLVDLPAIWTDPDDPFVRALVEAGAGAPGDRPAASYFTDASILAAACGGAPTVVCGPGEPEQAHVTDEYCLVHRIEEAVEIYTAALARFT, encoded by the coding sequence GTGAACGAGGCGGTCGAGCTGACACGCGAGCTGATCAGGATCGACTCGGTGGGCGGGGGCGAGGCCGCGGTGGCCGGCCCGCTCGCGAGACGGCTGTCGGACGCCGGTTTCGCGGTGCGGACGCACGAGCACGCGCTCGGCCGCACCGGGCTGATCGCCCGCTGGGGGGCGGGCGAACCGGTGACGCTGACCGGGCACCTCGACACGGTGCCTCTGGGCGGGCAGGCGTGGCGGCACGCGTCGCACGGCGCGGAGATCGACGGCGACCGCCTGTACGGGCGCGGTTCGAGCGACATGAAGGCCGGCGTCGCCGCGCTGGTGGTCGCCGCCGAGCGGCACGTGCGCCGCGCCGGGCCGAAGGTCGCCCTGGAGATGGTCTTCACCGTGGGCGAGGAGACCGGCTGCGAGGGCGCGGCCGGCATGGTGTCCGAGGGCCTGGTGAGCAGGTCGCGCGCCCTGCTGGTGGCCGAGCCGACCGCCAACCGGGTGCTGCTCGGGCACAAGGGCGCGCTCTGGCTGGAGGCGACCACGCGAGGCACGACGGCGCACGGCTCGATGCCGCACCTCGGCGACAACGCGATCTACAAACTCGCCCGCGTGATCGGCGTCGTCGAGAAGTTCGACCCCGGGGTGCCGGAACACCCCTGGCTCGGCCCGTCCACCGTGAACGTGGGAACCGTGCGCGGCGGGATCAACGTGAACTCCGTGCCCGACCTGGCCGCCGCGACCATCGACCTGCGCACCGTCGCCGGTCAGGACCACGGACGGCTCCGCGAGCGGTTGCAGACCGCGCTCGGCGGTGAGGCGACCCTCGACGTGCTCGTGGACCTGCCCGCGATCTGGACGGACCCGGACGATCCCTTCGTCCGGGCCCTGGTCGAGGCGGGAGCGGGTGCGCCCGGCGACCGCCCGGCCGCCAGCTACTTCACCGACGCCTCGATCCTCGCCGCCGCCTGTGGCGGGGCGCCCACGGTCGTGTGCGGCCCGGGTGAGCCCGAGCAGGCGCACGTCACCGACGAGTACTGCTTGGTCCACCGAATCGAGGAAGCCGTCGAGATCTACACCGCCGCCCTCGCGCGGTTCACCTGA
- a CDS encoding ArsR family transcriptional regulator, producing MASSSEAVPGVVRLAAHPLRWRLLAELAVGDLRVRELMALVEAPQNLVSYHLRLLREGGLVAVTRSSFDGRDSYYRLDLDRCAQALADAGAALHPALRRAATPLPSPDGRQRWPRLAVLFVCTGNSARSPIAEALLRHHTTGGVTVTSAGSRPKARVHPHAVQVLRERYGIDSAGQQPRHLDTLRGRRFDYVITLCDRVREVCPEFGDHAQRVHWSIPDPATAGRSEQDSPAAFGHATADIDARVRHLLPVLAQTPEAHP from the coding sequence GTGGCGTCATCGAGTGAGGCGGTGCCGGGGGTGGTGCGTCTGGCCGCCCACCCGCTGCGCTGGCGGTTGTTGGCTGAGCTCGCCGTCGGCGACTTGCGGGTGCGGGAGCTCATGGCGTTGGTCGAGGCGCCGCAGAACCTGGTCTCCTACCATCTGCGGCTGCTGCGTGAGGGTGGCCTGGTCGCCGTCACACGCAGCAGTTTCGACGGCCGCGACAGCTATTACCGTCTGGACCTGGACCGTTGCGCGCAGGCCCTGGCCGATGCTGGGGCCGCTCTGCATCCGGCACTGCGCCGCGCCGCCACGCCATTGCCATCCCCGGACGGCCGGCAGCGGTGGCCGCGCCTGGCGGTGCTGTTCGTGTGCACGGGCAACAGCGCCCGCTCACCGATCGCTGAAGCCCTGTTGCGCCACCACACCACCGGCGGTGTGACCGTGACCAGCGCCGGCAGCCGGCCCAAAGCGCGCGTGCACCCCCACGCCGTGCAGGTGCTGCGCGAGCGGTACGGCATCGACAGCGCCGGTCAGCAGCCCCGCCATCTGGACACGTTGCGCGGCCGCCGGTTCGATTACGTGATCACCTTGTGTGACAGGGTCCGCGAAGTCTGCCCCGAGTTCGGCGACCACGCGCAGCGGGTCCACTGGAGCATCCCCGACCCGGCCACCGCAGGCCGCAGCGAGCAGGACAGCCCTGCCGCATTCGGCCACGCCACGGCGGACATCGACGCACGCGTCCGCCACCTGTTGCCCGTCCTCGCCCAGACCCCGGAGGCCCATCCATGA
- a CDS encoding substrate-binding domain-containing protein has product MARSTRLIRLTAATTILATGLLAAACGGSDDSGSSGGSGGDRPRVGLVQINQQAIFFNEMNAGAQQAAKEANVDLTIFNANDDPAKQNEAIDNFVQQQFDAVIVVAIDVEGIKPAVKIAKDAGLKVVAVDAIVDSPAVDTQVGVDNAAAARQAGDFVNKWAQAQGLAAPKIGVVGALNSFIQNIRKDDFNKTVEGAGAKIVQTVDGQNKQEAAMTAAENLLTSRSDMNIVYATGEPALLGTVAAVKSQNAADRVKVFGWDLTKEAVNGIDEGFVAGVVQQDPKTEGYEAVKEAKSLVGGAQAKKKIDVPVTIVTKDNVDPYRATFK; this is encoded by the coding sequence ATGGCGCGATCCACGAGGCTCATCCGCCTGACAGCGGCGACGACGATCCTGGCCACCGGCCTGCTGGCGGCGGCCTGTGGCGGTTCAGACGACTCCGGCTCTTCCGGGGGCTCCGGCGGGGACCGGCCGCGGGTCGGGCTCGTCCAGATCAACCAGCAGGCGATCTTCTTCAACGAGATGAACGCCGGCGCCCAGCAGGCGGCGAAGGAGGCGAACGTCGATCTCACGATCTTCAACGCCAACGACGACCCGGCCAAGCAGAACGAGGCCATCGACAACTTCGTCCAGCAGCAGTTCGACGCCGTCATCGTGGTCGCCATCGACGTCGAGGGCATCAAGCCCGCCGTGAAGATCGCCAAGGACGCCGGGCTGAAGGTCGTCGCCGTGGACGCGATCGTCGACTCGCCCGCCGTGGACACCCAGGTGGGCGTGGACAACGCCGCGGCGGCCCGGCAGGCGGGCGACTTCGTCAACAAGTGGGCCCAGGCGCAGGGTCTGGCCGCACCGAAGATCGGCGTGGTGGGCGCGCTGAACTCCTTCATCCAGAACATCCGCAAGGACGACTTCAACAAGACCGTCGAGGGCGCGGGCGCCAAGATCGTGCAGACCGTCGACGGGCAGAACAAGCAGGAGGCCGCGATGACGGCCGCGGAGAACCTGCTCACCTCCCGCTCCGACATGAACATCGTGTACGCCACGGGCGAGCCGGCCCTGCTGGGCACGGTCGCCGCGGTGAAGTCGCAGAACGCGGCCGACCGGGTCAAGGTCTTCGGCTGGGACCTGACCAAGGAGGCCGTCAACGGCATCGACGAGGGGTTCGTCGCCGGGGTGGTCCAGCAGGACCCGAAGACCGAGGGCTACGAGGCCGTCAAGGAGGCCAAGTCCCTGGTCGGCGGCGCCCAGGCGAAGAAGAAGATCGACGTGCCCGTGACGATCGTGACCAAGGACAACGTCGACCCGTACCGCGCCACGTTCAAGTGA
- a CDS encoding LacI family DNA-binding transcriptional regulator, producing the protein MGVTIHDVARAAGVSVASASRALSGRRKVTPEVAERVARAAAELGYQPNAVAKALRDQTTGTIGMVVPGIGNPFFTTIVEAVERELQNSGTDLLLCASQYSPQVEARRLETLLARRVDGLIISPCDIEASVPAVLDAARRVPLVQVDRYIEGGGADWVGVDDEAGVTLAAEHVIAGGARSVVFAGSRPVSSSARLRLSGFERTAARAGVEILPPLLGEFTLEWGVEAGRRLLDAGRLPDAVVCANDEIAVGLMRSLRFGGARVPEDVAVVGFDDVGHATMCDPPLSTVRQPVEEMAAEAVRLLGQVKAGDPRPAQRIAIAPRLVVRQTSRPMTAGVAE; encoded by the coding sequence ATGGGCGTGACGATTCACGACGTGGCACGAGCGGCCGGCGTCTCCGTGGCCTCGGCCTCCCGTGCCCTCTCGGGGCGACGCAAGGTCACGCCCGAGGTCGCCGAGCGGGTGGCGCGCGCCGCCGCCGAACTCGGTTACCAGCCGAACGCGGTCGCCAAGGCGCTGCGCGACCAGACCACCGGCACCATCGGCATGGTCGTGCCGGGCATCGGCAACCCGTTCTTCACCACGATCGTGGAGGCCGTGGAGCGCGAGCTGCAGAACTCCGGCACCGACCTGCTGCTGTGCGCGTCCCAGTACAGTCCGCAGGTCGAGGCGCGCAGGCTGGAGACCCTGCTGGCCCGGCGCGTGGACGGGCTGATCATCAGCCCGTGCGACATCGAGGCCAGCGTCCCCGCGGTGCTGGACGCGGCCCGCCGGGTGCCGCTGGTGCAGGTCGACCGCTACATCGAGGGCGGCGGGGCCGACTGGGTGGGCGTGGACGACGAGGCCGGGGTCACCCTGGCGGCCGAGCACGTGATCGCGGGCGGGGCCCGCTCGGTGGTCTTCGCGGGCAGCCGGCCGGTGAGCAGCTCCGCCCGGTTGCGACTCAGCGGGTTCGAACGCACCGCGGCGCGGGCCGGTGTGGAGATCCTGCCGCCGTTGCTGGGTGAGTTCACCCTCGAATGGGGCGTCGAGGCCGGGCGAAGGCTGCTCGACGCCGGCCGGCTGCCGGACGCGGTCGTCTGCGCGAACGACGAGATCGCCGTGGGCCTGATGCGGTCGCTGCGGTTCGGCGGGGCGCGCGTCCCCGAGGATGTGGCCGTGGTGGGGTTCGACGACGTGGGACATGCGACGATGTGCGACCCGCCGCTCAGCACTGTGCGCCAACCGGTGGAGGAGATGGCGGCGGAGGCCGTGCGCCTGCTCGGGCAGGTCAAGGCAGGCGATCCCCGGCCCGCGCAGCGCATCGCCATCGCTCCCCGGCTCGTCGTACGGCAGACCAGCCGACCGATGACGGCCGGCGTCGCAGAGTAA
- a CDS encoding glutamine amidotransferase, translated as MTRVLVAGESWVSVSTHYKGFDAFTSTTYHTGIDPLRDVLVADGIEVDHLPAHDVPALFPGTPEALAAYDVVVLSDIGANSILLHPATWLSSEKTVNRIDLLADWVEQGGGLAMAGGYLSFQGFEAKAAFAGTAVERVLPARISRYDDRVETPQGVPGQLADDAHPIVAGLPTRWPDLLGYNRFALPEDATLLATVAGDPLLAVRQAGGGRTLAWASDIAPHWCPDEFVSWDGYRTLFTRAVRWLAKEI; from the coding sequence ATGACCCGCGTGCTGGTCGCCGGCGAATCGTGGGTGAGCGTGTCGACCCACTACAAGGGCTTCGACGCGTTCACCTCGACCACCTACCACACCGGAATCGATCCGCTGCGGGACGTCCTGGTCGCCGACGGCATCGAGGTCGACCACCTGCCCGCGCACGACGTGCCCGCGTTGTTCCCCGGCACGCCCGAGGCGCTGGCCGCCTACGACGTGGTCGTGCTCTCCGACATCGGGGCCAACAGCATCCTGCTGCACCCCGCCACCTGGCTGTCCAGCGAGAAGACCGTCAACCGGATCGACTTGCTGGCCGACTGGGTGGAGCAGGGCGGCGGCCTCGCCATGGCCGGCGGCTACCTGAGCTTCCAGGGCTTCGAGGCGAAGGCGGCGTTCGCCGGCACAGCGGTCGAACGGGTGCTCCCCGCCCGGATCTCCCGCTACGACGACCGCGTCGAGACCCCGCAGGGCGTGCCCGGCCAGCTCGCCGACGACGCCCACCCCATCGTGGCCGGACTCCCCACCCGGTGGCCCGACCTGCTCGGTTACAACCGGTTCGCGCTGCCCGAGGACGCCACGCTGCTCGCGACCGTCGCCGGCGACCCCCTGCTCGCCGTACGGCAGGCCGGAGGCGGGCGCACGCTCGCCTGGGCCTCCGATATCGCGCCGCACTGGTGCCCGGACGAGTTCGTCTCCTGGGACGGCTACCGCACGCTGTTCACGCGGGCGGTCCGCTGGCTCGCGAAGGAGATCTGA